A DNA window from Sphingopyxis macrogoltabida contains the following coding sequences:
- a CDS encoding glutamine amidotransferase: MTQTKQGLIIRHVPHEGIAGYRDPVEAAGYALDRIDVGDAGFDGIDLCEPELLIMMGGPMGVYEQDRYPRIACQLRLLARRIEAGLPTLGVCFGAQMIAAAMGARVYAGPVKEVGFHALSFVDPGSPLGELADVPVLHWHGDTFDLPPDVELLASSKAYRHQAFRRGPNILALQFHAEMGLDPRFDEWMRQWPEAAVEAGSTAEALDRDHRLHGPAAVAAGRRMIAQWLSGLRH, from the coding sequence ATGACCCAGACCAAGCAAGGCCTCATCATCCGCCACGTGCCGCACGAGGGGATCGCGGGGTATCGCGATCCGGTCGAGGCGGCGGGCTATGCGCTCGACCGGATCGACGTCGGCGACGCCGGTTTCGACGGGATCGACCTGTGCGAGCCCGAACTGCTGATCATGATGGGCGGCCCGATGGGCGTATATGAGCAGGACCGTTATCCGCGGATCGCGTGCCAGCTCCGCTTGCTCGCCCGCCGCATCGAGGCGGGTTTGCCGACGCTCGGCGTCTGTTTCGGCGCGCAGATGATCGCCGCGGCAATGGGCGCGCGGGTCTATGCGGGGCCAGTCAAGGAGGTCGGCTTTCATGCGCTGAGCTTCGTCGATCCCGGATCTCCGCTCGGCGAACTCGCGGATGTTCCCGTCCTTCACTGGCATGGCGACACGTTCGACTTGCCTCCCGATGTCGAGCTATTGGCTTCGTCAAAGGCCTATCGCCATCAGGCCTTTCGCCGTGGGCCCAATATATTGGCGCTGCAATTCCATGCCGAAATGGGCCTCGACCCGCGGTTTGACGAATGGATGCGGCAATGGCCCGAAGCCGCCGTCGAGGCCGGGAGTACCGCGGAAGCGCTCGACCGCGATCACCGGCTGCATGGCCCCGCCGCTGTCGCTGCGGGCAGGCGGATGATCGCGCAGTGGCTTTCCGGCCTTCGCCACTGA
- a CDS encoding DUF1134 domain-containing protein, with product MRNKFAAFAVTALAAIGLAATPIPAAAQMTQVDPNTAIDSDLDNPNPAPQADTPTYDNSSDSDINSDLATGDQQAATAPDTVPTVATNPETAATNADPSTTYKEDDLIGAAEGVFGKGAQGLASMIEDILKKQGEPNAYIVGREASGALVLGVRYGSGTLYHKVEGERPAYWTGPSIGFDAGANAGNTFVLVYNLFDSEDLYKRFPAGEGAAYLIGGFNASYLRSGDIVLIPIRVGVGARLGANVGYMKFRKKQSWVPF from the coding sequence ATGCGTAACAAGTTCGCCGCCTTTGCCGTCACGGCCCTCGCCGCGATCGGGCTGGCCGCCACGCCGATTCCGGCAGCGGCGCAAATGACTCAGGTCGATCCGAACACCGCGATCGATTCGGATCTCGACAATCCCAATCCAGCTCCGCAGGCAGATACGCCCACCTACGACAATTCGTCGGACAGCGACATCAACAGCGACCTCGCGACTGGCGACCAGCAGGCCGCCACGGCGCCGGACACCGTGCCCACCGTCGCGACCAATCCCGAAACGGCGGCGACCAACGCCGACCCGTCGACCACCTACAAGGAGGACGACCTGATCGGCGCCGCCGAGGGTGTGTTCGGCAAGGGCGCGCAGGGTCTCGCGAGCATGATCGAAGATATCCTGAAAAAGCAGGGCGAGCCGAACGCCTATATCGTCGGCCGCGAGGCCAGCGGCGCGCTGGTGCTCGGCGTCCGCTATGGTTCGGGCACGCTCTATCACAAGGTGGAAGGCGAACGTCCGGCCTATTGGACCGGCCCGTCGATCGGCTTCGATGCGGGCGCCAACGCCGGCAACACCTTCGTCCTCGTCTACAACCTCTTCGACAGCGAAGATCTCTACAAGCGCTTCCCGGCCGGCGAAGGCGCCGCTTACCTGATCGGCGGCTTCAATGCTTCCTATCTGCGCAGCGGCGACATCGTGCTGATCCCGATCCGCGTCGGTGTCGGCGCGCGCCTCGGCGCCAACGTCGGCTATATGAAATTCCGCAAGAAGCAGAGCTGGGTACCGTTCTAA
- a CDS encoding nucleotidyltransferase family protein: MDRVAALAALLSADPLRSAALAAVASLGLPDCWIGAGFVRDALWDHLHGREPAAPVGDVDVVWFCRTAGKGVDRDSEEKLRALLPGLRWSVKNQARMHRHNGDAPYRSVADAMMHWPETATAVAARYEGRGVEINAPLGLDDLFELRLHGWFSGREARCFRPAGFVEAMVAALSVGEHGGGINVHHAGKEKARAEARASPPWQMRRV; this comes from the coding sequence GTGGACCGGGTCGCTGCCCTCGCGGCATTGCTGTCCGCCGATCCGCTGCGATCGGCAGCGCTGGCCGCCGTCGCATCACTGGGATTGCCCGACTGCTGGATCGGGGCAGGGTTCGTCCGCGATGCTTTATGGGACCATCTACATGGACGCGAACCGGCGGCCCCGGTCGGCGATGTCGATGTGGTCTGGTTCTGCCGAACAGCGGGCAAGGGTGTCGATCGCGACAGCGAGGAGAAACTCCGGGCTCTGCTTCCCGGCTTGCGATGGTCAGTCAAGAATCAGGCGCGGATGCACCGCCATAATGGCGACGCGCCATATCGGTCGGTCGCCGACGCGATGATGCACTGGCCCGAGACGGCGACCGCCGTGGCCGCACGATATGAGGGGCGCGGGGTGGAGATCAATGCGCCTTTGGGGCTCGACGATCTGTTCGAATTGCGCCTGCACGGATGGTTTTCGGGACGCGAAGCGAGATGTTTTCGACCGGCGGGTTTCGTCGAAGCGATGGTTGCAGCGCTATCCGTTGGTGAGCATGGTGGAGGAATAAACGTCCATCATGCGGGCAAAGAAAAAGCCCGCGCCGAAGCGCGGGCTTCGCCCCCTTGGCAAATGCGTCGGGTTTAG
- a CDS encoding adenine phosphoribosyltransferase gives MIALPPRPDLDLASLVRTIPDFPKPGIQFRDITTLIGDAAGFSETVRRLCTLAAVHRPDFIVAVEARGFLFGAAMATAMGLGVVPVRKAGKLPGVTIGVDYELEYGVDRLELHEGAVMPGHRVVLVDDLLATGGTILATAALMRNAGAEVAAALFVIDLPDLGGSRRLADAGLACETLIAFDGD, from the coding sequence ATGATCGCCCTCCCGCCTCGACCGGACCTCGACCTCGCATCGCTCGTCCGCACCATTCCCGACTTTCCCAAGCCGGGCATCCAGTTTCGCGATATTACCACGCTGATCGGCGATGCCGCCGGTTTCAGCGAAACGGTGCGGCGCCTGTGTACGCTTGCCGCCGTCCATCGCCCCGACTTCATCGTTGCTGTCGAGGCACGCGGCTTCCTGTTCGGCGCTGCGATGGCAACGGCGATGGGGCTGGGCGTCGTGCCGGTGCGCAAGGCGGGCAAGTTGCCGGGCGTGACGATCGGCGTCGATTACGAACTCGAATATGGCGTCGACCGGCTCGAACTGCACGAAGGTGCGGTCATGCCGGGGCATCGTGTCGTCCTCGTCGACGACCTGCTCGCGACCGGCGGCACGATCCTCGCGACCGCGGCACTGATGCGCAATGCCGGGGCGGAGGTTGCGGCGGCGCTGTTCGTCATCGACCTTCCCGATCTCGGCGGTTCGCGGCGGCTCGCCGATGCGGGGCTCGCTTGCGAGACATTGATCGCCTTCGACGGCGATTAG
- a CDS encoding cytochrome c1 has translation MVRPLGFLVGLGFITALVLAIFTTPLSNEHNAAHDFHKEPKHLKLASDGLKPHWDKQQLQRGMQVYKEVCSACHSLHLVAFRDIGDLGYTEGQVKTFAKGFQVPSINPDTGEPATRDGLPSDYFPSPYANETAARAANNNALPPDLSLITKAREGGKDYVYSLLTGFQNPPANLPAELKPGTGLHYNPYFANLNLAMAPPLADGQVTYADGTKASVDQMAKDVTAFLVWTAEPKLVKRVQVGWAVFIFLLIFSGLTYLSYRNIWADKKH, from the coding sequence ATGGTTCGCCCGCTCGGTTTTCTCGTCGGTCTTGGTTTCATCACGGCGCTGGTGCTCGCGATCTTCACGACGCCGCTGTCCAATGAGCACAACGCCGCGCACGACTTTCATAAGGAGCCCAAGCATCTGAAGCTTGCCAGCGACGGTTTGAAGCCGCACTGGGACAAGCAGCAGCTTCAGCGCGGGATGCAGGTGTACAAGGAAGTCTGCTCGGCCTGCCACAGCCTGCACCTCGTCGCGTTCCGCGATATCGGTGATCTTGGCTATACCGAAGGCCAGGTGAAGACCTTCGCCAAGGGCTTCCAGGTTCCGTCGATCAACCCCGACACGGGCGAGCCGGCGACGCGTGACGGCCTGCCGTCGGATTATTTCCCGTCGCCCTATGCGAACGAGACGGCTGCACGCGCGGCGAACAACAATGCGCTGCCGCCCGACCTGTCGCTGATCACCAAGGCGCGCGAAGGCGGCAAGGACTATGTCTATTCGCTGCTGACCGGGTTCCAGAACCCGCCGGCGAACCTGCCGGCCGAGCTGAAGCCGGGCACGGGGCTGCACTACAACCCCTATTTCGCGAACCTCAACCTCGCGATGGCGCCGCCGCTGGCTGATGGTCAGGTAACCTATGCCGACGGCACGAAGGCGTCGGTCGACCAGATGGCGAAGGACGTCACCGCGTTCCTCGTCTGGACCGCCGAACCGAAGCTGGTGAAGCGCGTACAGGTGGGCTGGGCCGTCTTCATCTTCCTGCTCATCTTCAGCGGGCTGACCTATCTGTCGTACCGGAACATCTGGGCCGACAAGAAGCATTGA
- a CDS encoding cytochrome b, translated as MSFPWAKNYEPQQPLMKWLDEKLPLPRLVYNAIGAGYPVPRNLNYFWNFGVLAGAALAIQIITGIVLAMHYAANAAVAFNSVEHIMRDVNAGWFIRYAHMNGASMFFIVVYLHIFRGLYYGSYKAPREMVWLLGVVIFLLMMATAFMGYVLPWGQMSFWGAQVITGFFSAIPLVGEPVREWLLGGFVPDNATLNRFFSLHYLLPFVILGVVILHIWALHIPGSNNPTGIEVKDEQDTVPFHPYYTAKDGFGLGIFLLLFVALTFFSPNTLGHADNYIPANSLSTPAHIVPEWYFLPFYAILKAFTFNFLWIDAKLWGVIAMFASIALLFFLPWLDSSPVKSSTYRPLYRWFFWVLVVDVLLLGWCGMQPAEQPWVILSQIGAIYYFAHFLIILPIVSRIERPLPMPNSITEAVLAKHADKSSAATA; from the coding sequence ATGAGCTTTCCCTGGGCCAAGAATTATGAACCGCAGCAGCCGCTGATGAAGTGGCTGGACGAGAAGCTGCCGCTGCCGCGCCTCGTCTACAATGCGATCGGTGCCGGCTATCCCGTGCCGCGCAACCTCAACTATTTCTGGAACTTCGGCGTTCTCGCCGGTGCCGCGCTGGCGATCCAGATCATCACCGGCATCGTGCTGGCGATGCATTACGCCGCCAATGCGGCGGTCGCCTTCAATTCGGTCGAGCATATCATGCGCGACGTGAACGCCGGCTGGTTCATCCGCTACGCGCATATGAACGGCGCGAGCATGTTCTTCATCGTCGTCTATCTGCACATCTTCCGCGGCCTTTATTACGGTTCGTACAAGGCGCCGCGCGAAATGGTGTGGCTGCTCGGCGTCGTGATCTTCCTCCTCATGATGGCGACCGCCTTCATGGGTTATGTGTTGCCGTGGGGCCAGATGAGCTTCTGGGGCGCGCAGGTGATTACCGGCTTCTTCTCGGCGATTCCGCTCGTCGGCGAGCCGGTGCGCGAATGGCTGCTCGGCGGCTTCGTCCCCGACAATGCGACGCTGAACCGCTTCTTCTCGCTGCACTATCTGCTGCCGTTCGTGATCCTGGGTGTCGTCATCCTGCACATCTGGGCGCTGCACATCCCGGGTTCGAACAACCCGACCGGCATCGAGGTGAAGGACGAACAGGACACGGTTCCCTTCCATCCTTACTACACCGCGAAGGACGGCTTCGGGCTCGGCATCTTCCTCCTGCTATTCGTCGCGCTGACCTTCTTCAGCCCGAACACGCTGGGTCACGCCGACAACTATATCCCGGCCAACTCGCTTTCGACCCCGGCGCACATCGTGCCCGAATGGTACTTCCTGCCCTTCTACGCGATCCTGAAGGCATTCACCTTCAACTTCCTGTGGATCGACGCGAAGCTGTGGGGCGTCATCGCGATGTTTGCATCGATCGCGCTGCTGTTCTTCCTGCCCTGGCTCGACAGCTCGCCGGTGAAGTCGTCGACCTATCGCCCGCTGTATCGCTGGTTCTTCTGGGTCCTCGTCGTCGATGTCCTGCTGCTCGGCTGGTGCGGCATGCAGCCGGCGGAGCAGCCGTGGGTCATCCTCAGCCAGATCGGCGCGATCTATTACTTCGCCCACTTCCTGATCATTCTGCCGATCGTGTCGCGGATCGAACGTCCGTTGCCGATGCCGAATTCGATCACCGAGGCGGTTCTCGCCAAGCATGCCGACAAATCGTCGGCGGCCACGGCCTGA
- the petA gene encoding ubiquinol-cytochrome c reductase iron-sulfur subunit, producing the protein MASESELNAGIEDGVRRRDFINIAAVSFAGVGAAAVVLPLVNQMNPSADVLALSTTEIDISAIQPGQAIKTSWRKQPVFVRNLVAKEIAEAKAVPLGDLRDPQTIDERTKPGKENWLITLGVCTHLGCVPLGAAEGENKGDFGGYFCPCHGSHYDTAARIRKGPAPKNLVVPPYEFTSDTVVTIG; encoded by the coding sequence ATGGCCAGTGAATCCGAACTCAACGCCGGCATCGAAGATGGCGTGCGGCGCCGGGACTTTATCAATATCGCGGCAGTGAGTTTCGCGGGCGTCGGTGCGGCGGCAGTTGTTCTGCCGCTCGTCAACCAGATGAACCCCTCGGCCGACGTGCTCGCGCTGTCGACCACCGAGATCGATATTTCGGCGATCCAGCCCGGACAGGCGATCAAGACGAGCTGGCGCAAGCAGCCCGTGTTCGTCCGCAACCTCGTTGCCAAGGAAATCGCCGAGGCCAAGGCCGTGCCGCTCGGCGACCTGCGCGACCCGCAGACGATCGACGAACGCACCAAGCCCGGCAAGGAAAACTGGCTGATCACGCTGGGCGTCTGCACCCACCTGGGTTGCGTGCCGCTCGGTGCTGCCGAGGGCGAGAACAAGGGTGATTTCGGCGGCTATTTCTGCCCGTGCCACGGTTCGCACTACGACACCGCGGCACGCATCCGGAAGGGCCCGGCACCCAAGAATCTGGTTGTGCCGCCCTATGAATTCACCAGCGACACCGTCGTGACGATCGGCTGA
- a CDS encoding tRNA (cytidine(34)-2'-O)-methyltransferase, protein MEIALFQPDIAGNVGTTLRTAACFDVPAHIIEPCGFPFSDAALKRAGMDYATRANVRRHADWAAFQAWGAATDRRLVLLTTAGATPLPGFSFKAGDILLLGAESSGVPPHVHDAADARVAIPMRAGFRSLNVAVAAGIALAEALRQTKGFPS, encoded by the coding sequence ATGGAAATCGCCCTGTTTCAGCCGGATATTGCGGGTAATGTCGGCACGACGCTGCGCACCGCCGCCTGCTTCGATGTGCCGGCGCATATCATAGAGCCATGCGGCTTTCCCTTTTCCGACGCCGCATTGAAGCGCGCCGGGATGGACTATGCGACGCGGGCCAATGTCCGGCGTCACGCCGATTGGGCCGCATTTCAGGCGTGGGGCGCAGCAACGGATCGCCGCCTTGTCCTGCTGACGACGGCTGGCGCGACGCCCCTGCCCGGCTTTTCCTTCAAGGCCGGCGATATCCTGCTGCTCGGCGCGGAATCGTCGGGCGTACCGCCGCATGTCCACGATGCGGCGGACGCGCGGGTCGCGATTCCGATGCGGGCGGGCTTTCGCTCCTTGAATGTCGCGGTGGCGGCTGGCATCGCGCTCGCCGAAGCTCTCAGACAGACGAAAGGCTTTCCGTCATGA
- the hemF gene encoding oxygen-dependent coproporphyrinogen oxidase: MISLDTQQQAARSWFESLRDRICAEFETIEREAGSDARFDYTPWDREAEGIAPGEGGGGVRGVMTGKVFEKVGVNVSTVGGQFAPDFAASIHGAGEDPSFFATGISLVAHMANPHVPAVHMNTRFLVTTKRWFGGGADLNPPIPYAEDTDAFHARLRAACTPFGPEVYERYAKWAEDYFYIPHRGVHRGVGGIFYDHLECGDDAEFDRNFQLTQAVGEAFLDIFPQIVRRRMGQGFTEAERDEQLVWRGRYAEFNLVYDRGTLFGLKTGGNIDAILMSLPPLAKWS, encoded by the coding sequence ATGATTTCGCTCGATACCCAGCAGCAGGCGGCGCGTAGCTGGTTCGAATCGCTTCGCGACCGGATTTGCGCCGAATTCGAGACGATCGAACGCGAGGCCGGCAGCGACGCGCGCTTCGACTACACGCCGTGGGATCGCGAAGCCGAAGGAATCGCCCCCGGCGAGGGCGGCGGCGGCGTACGCGGCGTGATGACCGGCAAGGTATTCGAGAAAGTCGGGGTCAATGTTTCGACCGTCGGCGGCCAGTTCGCGCCCGACTTTGCCGCGTCGATTCATGGCGCGGGCGAGGACCCGAGCTTTTTTGCGACCGGAATCAGCCTGGTCGCGCATATGGCGAACCCGCATGTTCCCGCGGTGCATATGAACACGCGCTTCCTCGTGACGACCAAACGCTGGTTCGGCGGCGGTGCGGATCTCAATCCGCCGATTCCTTATGCCGAGGACACCGACGCCTTTCACGCGCGGCTGCGCGCGGCGTGCACGCCCTTCGGCCCCGAGGTCTATGAGCGCTATGCCAAATGGGCCGAGGATTATTTCTATATCCCGCACCGCGGTGTGCATCGCGGGGTCGGCGGCATCTTCTACGACCATCTCGAATGCGGCGACGATGCCGAGTTCGACCGCAACTTCCAGCTCACGCAGGCGGTCGGCGAGGCGTTCCTCGACATATTTCCCCAGATCGTCCGCCGCCGCATGGGGCAGGGCTTTACCGAGGCCGAGCGCGACGAACAGCTCGTCTGGCGCGGCCGTTATGCCGAATTCAACCTCGTCTACGACCGGGGGACGCTGTTCGGGCTCAAGACCGGCGGCAATATCGACGCCATCCTGATGAGCCTGCCTCCGCTCGCAAAATGGAGCTGA
- a CDS encoding glycerophosphoryl diester phosphodiesterase membrane domain-containing protein, with protein MAKFDMGAAWEDSMTLLKSHSALTGTIAAVFLFLPTLAVSWFGPTPIEPAAGATFEQMMTSFRESARQAVPFQLLVAVIAAIGGVGILRLWLSRSSVSVGDALAFAFKMIPTMVAVQFLMGLAIALIAVVLIVPGAAIGGAPGMLLLFVGLIAFIALCAYLWGRVAVVSPLIADRVQYNPAAALQESWALTRDNGWRIFLFLFLVTLVLFIAAMIVGIVVGVVAGTGEGVGRILTGFAEAGFAAISGIVTLAITAATYRQLTVGGSSDIFQ; from the coding sequence ATGGCAAAATTCGACATGGGCGCGGCGTGGGAAGACAGCATGACGCTGCTCAAATCGCACAGTGCGCTGACCGGCACGATCGCCGCGGTGTTTTTGTTCCTGCCGACGCTGGCGGTTAGCTGGTTCGGCCCCACGCCGATCGAGCCCGCCGCCGGCGCGACCTTCGAGCAGATGATGACGAGCTTTCGCGAAAGTGCGCGGCAGGCGGTCCCGTTCCAGTTGCTCGTCGCGGTGATCGCGGCCATCGGCGGTGTCGGTATCCTGCGCCTCTGGCTGTCGCGGTCGAGCGTCAGCGTCGGCGATGCGCTTGCCTTTGCGTTCAAGATGATCCCGACGATGGTAGCCGTGCAATTCCTGATGGGGCTTGCGATCGCCCTGATCGCGGTGGTGCTCATCGTTCCCGGCGCCGCAATCGGCGGCGCGCCGGGCATGCTGCTCCTGTTCGTCGGCCTGATCGCGTTCATCGCGCTTTGCGCCTATCTGTGGGGGCGGGTGGCGGTCGTGTCGCCGCTGATCGCCGACCGGGTTCAATATAATCCGGCCGCCGCGCTTCAGGAAAGCTGGGCGCTGACGCGGGACAATGGCTGGCGCATCTTCCTGTTCCTGTTTCTCGTCACGCTGGTCCTGTTCATTGCGGCGATGATCGTCGGCATTGTCGTCGGGGTCGTGGCGGGAACGGGCGAGGGCGTCGGCCGGATACTGACGGGTTTCGCCGAAGCGGGCTTCGCTGCGATCAGCGGCATCGTCACCCTGGCGATCACGGCCGCCACATATCGCCAGCTCACCGTCGGGGGATCGTCCGACATCTTCCAGTGA
- the lipB gene encoding lipoyl(octanoyl) transferase LipB, with protein sequence MTPPPPPEWTVSSGHTDYETALLDMESRAAAIHAGEAGERIWLLEHPPLYTAGTSADPAELLDPRFPVYDAGRGGRYTYHGPGQRVGYVQLDLSRRGRDVRAYVSALEGWVIDTLALLGVESRRAEGRIGIWTDDPHGREAKIGAIGVRVKRWVTMHGFSLNVAPDLSHFGGIVPCGIAEFPVTSLAALDKQASFADVDAALAASLPAFLDKLRAKD encoded by the coding sequence ATGACGCCGCCCCCTCCCCCCGAATGGACCGTCTCGTCGGGCCATACCGATTATGAAACGGCGCTCTTGGACATGGAGAGCCGGGCCGCGGCGATCCATGCCGGGGAAGCGGGCGAGCGCATCTGGCTGCTCGAGCATCCGCCGCTTTATACCGCAGGGACCAGCGCCGATCCCGCCGAGCTGCTCGACCCGCGCTTTCCGGTCTATGACGCCGGGCGCGGCGGGCGTTACACCTATCACGGGCCGGGCCAGCGCGTCGGCTATGTCCAGCTCGACCTCAGCCGGCGCGGGCGCGACGTGCGCGCTTATGTATCGGCGCTCGAAGGCTGGGTGATCGACACGCTCGCCTTGCTGGGGGTCGAATCCCGCCGCGCCGAGGGCCGGATCGGCATCTGGACCGACGACCCGCACGGCCGCGAGGCGAAGATCGGCGCGATCGGCGTGCGCGTGAAACGCTGGGTGACGATGCACGGCTTCTCGCTCAACGTCGCGCCCGACCTGTCGCATTTCGGCGGCATCGTGCCGTGCGGGATCGCCGAATTTCCGGTCACCAGCCTCGCCGCGCTCGACAAGCAGGCCTCGTTCGCCGACGTCGATGCGGCGCTGGCGGCAAGCCTGCCCGCCTTTCTCGACAAGCTTCGGGCAAAAGATTAG
- the queE gene encoding 7-carboxy-7-deazaguanine synthase, with product MTYAVKEIFLTLQGEGAQAGRRAVFCRFAGCNLWTGREKDRAKAICQFCDTDFVGTDGTLGGKYRDAEALAAVVAESWGEAPGDRYVVLTGGEPMLQVNDALIDALHAQGFTIAIESNGTLAVPRSIDWICISPKAGSELVQRSGDELKLVWPQPGSDVEMLASLDFAHRLIQPLDDPHAEDNVRRCIDLVMADPRWRLSLQTHKSLGLR from the coding sequence ATGACCTACGCGGTCAAAGAGATTTTCCTCACGCTTCAGGGGGAGGGCGCGCAGGCCGGCCGGCGCGCCGTTTTCTGCCGCTTCGCCGGATGCAACCTCTGGACCGGGCGTGAGAAGGACCGGGCCAAGGCGATCTGCCAATTCTGCGATACCGATTTCGTCGGCACCGACGGGACGCTCGGTGGCAAATATCGCGATGCCGAGGCGCTTGCCGCAGTCGTTGCGGAAAGCTGGGGTGAAGCGCCGGGGGACCGCTATGTCGTGCTCACCGGCGGCGAGCCGATGCTGCAGGTCAATGACGCGCTGATCGACGCACTCCATGCCCAAGGCTTCACGATCGCGATCGAAAGCAACGGCACGCTGGCGGTGCCGCGCAGCATCGACTGGATCTGTATCAGCCCCAAGGCGGGCAGCGAGCTGGTGCAACGGAGTGGTGACGAACTCAAACTGGTCTGGCCGCAGCCGGGCAGCGACGTCGAAATGCTCGCGTCGCTCGATTTCGCGCACCGGCTGATCCAGCCGCTCGACGATCCGCACGCGGAGGACAATGTCCGGCGCTGCATCGATCTGGTGATGGCGGACCCGCGCTGGCGCCTGTCGCTCCAGACGCACAAGAGCCTGGGGCTGCGCTGA
- the queC gene encoding 7-cyano-7-deazaguanine synthase QueC translates to MQNLAGKTLIVLLSGGLDSMVCAGLAREAGARIVALTIDYNQRHRVELESAARIARDVGAAEHIVLPLDLRRFGGSALTADIDVPKDGVGDDVPITYVPARNLIFLSLTLGLAEARQAQDIVIGVNALDYSGYPDCRPEFIAGFQDLARLATRDGDKGVDFHIHAPLQHMTKADIAAEAARLGMDAGMSWSCYDPTPDHLHCGLCDSCRLRSKGFADAGLPDPTRYTGA, encoded by the coding sequence ATGCAGAATCTTGCCGGAAAAACGCTGATCGTCCTTCTCTCGGGCGGACTGGACTCGATGGTTTGCGCGGGCCTTGCGCGCGAAGCCGGCGCGCGCATCGTCGCGCTGACGATCGATTATAACCAGCGCCATCGCGTCGAACTGGAATCGGCTGCGCGCATTGCACGCGATGTCGGCGCGGCCGAGCATATCGTCCTGCCGCTCGATCTTCGCCGCTTTGGCGGCTCGGCGCTGACCGCTGATATTGACGTCCCCAAGGATGGTGTCGGCGACGATGTCCCGATTACCTATGTTCCCGCCCGCAACCTCATTTTCCTGTCGCTGACGCTCGGCCTTGCCGAAGCGCGGCAGGCGCAGGACATCGTCATCGGGGTCAATGCGCTCGACTATTCGGGCTACCCCGACTGCCGCCCCGAATTCATCGCCGGATTTCAGGATCTGGCCCGGCTCGCGACGCGCGATGGCGACAAGGGGGTCGATTTCCACATCCACGCGCCGCTCCAGCATATGACCAAGGCCGACATCGCGGCCGAGGCGGCGCGGCTGGGCATGGACGCGGGGATGAGCTGGTCCTGCTATGATCCCACCCCCGATCATCTCCACTGCGGCCTGTGCGACAGTTGCCGCCTGCGCAGCAAGGGCTTCGCCGACGCCGGGCTGCCCGACCCGACCCGCTACACCGGCGCATGA
- a CDS encoding DUF3617 domain-containing protein, whose translation MAISTPFIRWSLMAFAFAGASAVPAQAPSLAMLDRLEKGSWQLRERGKPDVVKTFCLGDARRMIQIYHPRSGCSRYIIEDAPKSVTVHYTCPGAGHGRTSIRAETNRLVQIDTQGIAEGRPFSQAIEARRVGACTAAN comes from the coding sequence ATGGCGATCTCGACTCCCTTCATACGATGGTCTCTGATGGCGTTTGCCTTTGCCGGTGCGAGCGCCGTGCCCGCGCAGGCGCCGTCGCTGGCGATGCTCGACCGGCTCGAAAAGGGGAGCTGGCAGCTTCGCGAACGCGGCAAGCCCGATGTGGTCAAGACCTTCTGCCTCGGCGATGCCCGGCGGATGATCCAGATCTACCACCCGCGCTCGGGCTGCTCGCGCTATATCATCGAGGACGCGCCGAAGTCGGTGACGGTCCACTATACCTGCCCCGGCGCGGGGCATGGCCGGACCAGCATCCGGGCCGAAACCAACCGACTGGTTCAGATCGATACGCAGGGCATCGCCGAAGGCCGGCCTTTCTCGCAGGCGATCGAGGCGCGGCGGGTGGGGGCCTGCACCGCGGCGAACTGA